From the genome of Desulfobaculum xiamenense, one region includes:
- a CDS encoding gamma-glutamyl-gamma-aminobutyrate hydrolase family protein (Members of this family of hydrolases with an active site Cys residue belong to MEROPS family C26.), giving the protein MKVAVSQRVDVHPNRDERRDALDQRMVQWLCHAGCMSVPVPNGLVSVGHDAGCARLVEWLDAIEPEAILLSGGNDLGEAAERDVTERFLLDFARERHLPVLGICRGMQMMGVWGGAGISPISGHVRIRHLLCGAVDGEANSFHTMALRECPQGFSVLARSEDGVIEAMRHDELPWEGWMWHPERELNFSARDIARVRTLFGL; this is encoded by the coding sequence ATGAAGGTGGCTGTGAGCCAGCGTGTGGATGTTCATCCGAATCGTGATGAGCGACGGGATGCCCTTGATCAGCGTATGGTCCAGTGGCTCTGCCATGCCGGGTGCATGTCTGTTCCCGTGCCGAATGGTCTGGTCAGCGTTGGGCATGACGCGGGATGCGCACGGCTTGTCGAATGGTTGGATGCCATCGAGCCAGAGGCAATTTTGCTGTCCGGCGGGAACGATCTCGGCGAGGCTGCGGAAAGGGATGTCACGGAGCGCTTCCTGCTTGACTTCGCTCGGGAACGCCATTTGCCTGTTCTAGGAATCTGTCGGGGCATGCAGATGATGGGCGTGTGGGGCGGTGCCGGAATCAGTCCGATTTCGGGGCATGTACGAATCCGGCATCTCCTGTGTGGTGCTGTGGACGGCGAAGCGAACAGCTTCCACACCATGGCGCTGCGGGAGTGCCCACAAGGCTTTTCCGTATTGGCCCGGAGCGAAGATGGCGTCATTGAGGCCATGCGGCACGACGAACTGCCATGGGAAGGCTGGATGTGGCACCCGGAGCGGGAGCTGAACTTTTCCGCGCGGGACATCGCGCGGGTGCGGACCCTTTTCGGGTTGTGA